Proteins encoded together in one Ciona intestinalis chromosome 1, KH, whole genome shotgun sequence window:
- the LOC113474739 gene encoding BRCA1-associated RING domain protein 1-like, protein MAAKVKYPETSKALEKLENLLKCNRCLTFMKVPITLWNCDHVFCKKCLDDESCCPVCKTPCWASDQQINNSLSVISSICAQLRSHLTDTNQTPRIKSGSITNKVEANLKANCNDEENCKNTLPSKRTPVRRSITASATKQWALKSVEKKTPNPKRCKTELPPMPRSMVKNKKGETKLHLAAIQRDLAALRLLLGEEGTDVNAKDNAGWTSLHEACNRGYSDIAEALINSGAFVDIPGYENETPLMDAVANNRVETVKLLVQKGANVNLRSLQGKTAITLARNDEIKQLLLSVQSETLENYAPISISQNCNFPMVISGSSSVSADVLSKAVACLNANLSGEDTSKISHLIVKCDQNNRTNRTLKYLQAVATGAWVLSDAWLNVCIRENGYVSENGYTVDGCSEDFVLHGPSRSNVGKRKCLPRLFDGCHFYLSGKFTPPSLKKEEITELITLAGGEILSREPKPDSDCVQACTKISYHARPTCTHYLHTYYIVFDSKNKSQRMVVQGKVATVTETWILYCISQFSILSS, encoded by the coding sequence ATGGCTGCCAAAGTAAAGTATCCTGAAACGTCCAAAGCGTtagaaaaacttgaaaatcttttaaagtGTAATCGTTGTTTAACGTTCATGAAAGTGCCAATAACATTATGGAATTGCGACCACGTGTTTTGTAAGAAATGTTTGGACGACGAAAGCTGTTGCCCTGTATGTAAAACGCCGTGTTGGGCGTCCGATCAGcaaataaataattctttaagtgTAATATCTTCAATCTGCGCTCAATTGCGGTCGCATTTAACCGACACAAACCAAACCCCACGCATCAAAAGTGGGTCTATAACAAATAAGGTGGAAGCAAATTTGAAAGCTAACTGTAATGATgaagaaaattgtaaaaatactttaccAAGCAAAAGGACTCCAGTTCGTAGATCAATTACCGCAAGTGCTACGAAACAGTGGGCGTTAAAATCTGTAGAAAAGAAGACACCGAATCCAAAAAGATGCAAAACAGAGCTGCCGCCTATGCCAAGGAGTATGGTGAAGAATAAAAAGGGTGAAACAAAGCTTCATTTGGCTGCCATTCAAAGAGATTTGGCAGCACTTAGATTGTTGTTGGGGGAAGAAGGCACAGATGTAAATGCTAAAGATAATGCTGGTTGGACGTCATTACATGAGGCGTGCAACAGGGGGTATTCTGATATAGCAGAAGCATTGATTAATTCAGGAGCTTTTGTGGATATCCCAGGTTACGAGAATGAAACGCCATTGATGGACGCTGTAGCAAATAACCGAGTTGAAACAGTTAAGTTGTTGGTACAAAAAGGCGCGAATGTTAATTTAAGAAGTTTACAAGGAAAAACAGCGATTACTTTGGCAAGAAATGATGAAATTAAGCAACTGCTTCTGTCTGTTCAGTCTGAAACGCTAGAAAATTACGCTCCGATTTCTATCTCACAAAACTGCAATTTTCCAATGGTTATATCTGGCTCTAGTTCTGTTTCTGCTGATGTTTTAAGCAAAGCAGTGGCTTGTTTAAATGCCAATCTATCTGGCGAAGACACTTCGAAAATTTCTCATTTGATTGTAAAATGTGACCAAAATAACCGGACAAATCGGacattgaaatatttgcaGGCTGTAGCAACGGGGGCTTGGGTGTTAAGTGATGCATGGCTTAATGTGTGTATTAGAGAAAATGGGTATGTAAGTGAAAATGGTTATACAGTAGATGGTTGTAGTGAGGACTTTGTTTTACACGGCCCGTCACGCTCAAACGTCGGAAAACGAAAGTGTCTTCCACGACTTTTTGACGGTTGCCATTTTTATCTATCGGGGAAGTTTACACCTCCTAGTCTAAAAAAAGAGGAAATCACGGAACTTATAACTCTCGCTGGCGGAGAGATTTTATCACGGGAGCCGAAACCTGACAGCGACTGTGTCCAAGCATGTACAAAAATATCCTACCATGCGAGACCTACTTGTACCCACTATCTTCATActtattatattgtatttgatTCCAAGAACAAATCCCAACGAATGGTGGTACAAGGAAAAGTTGCCACAGTGACCGAAACCTGGATTCTGTATTGTATTTCacagttttctattttaagtTCATAA